One window of the Candidatus Limnocylindria bacterium genome contains the following:
- a CDS encoding glycosyltransferase, protein MSERLRLADQFVPTLAYGDAIGNDAFELQRLFWSRGAQSEIFVDEAKPEVRAFARSWRDLRPKRATAGLTLIHVSMGNDAIDEVAKLPGRKAVVYHNITPARYFSGFNPNAEKYSEIGRRQLKDLAAQAELGIADSEFNRRELEELGYARTAVVPIIVDWSAFDVEADPAVMRTLAEERTSIVTVGQLLPHKGIHDVVAAFARYRERDRGARLYLVGSTAMSEQYIERLRADVARLGLKDAVTFTGSVPIESLVAYYRGATALLTLSEHEGFCVPLLEAMRSDLPIVAHSAGAIPDTLGDAGVLLQDKTPDVVAAALERVVGDRELRRDLVVRGRTRLAEFTPERVAERLRDALALAGWDLPERRTRKVVVLSSDQRCGIHHYALSLTEGLRSAGHEVTFVGVKHLDKRDLAAKVRHITSDTEAVIVEHEHGIFSDVPFVRALVSFWRRKIPVVLSMHEIEPEKFHHFRLISSALHYRPRYGKVLEFIRAGWVTLRIANWFLRYRAVLALMGAIPKHLATHSERSQRWVTLLSDDALKLERFPLVLVPLEDTTLPNDDAEKRALRGRLGLPVDKFVFVSPGFFFKRKRFTQVIAAAPRDSVVVLSGTRSGNEPEYFDEVLDYVKERGFTNVVVNTDYETMGQYVAAADCVVLYYEDVFQSAVAAQAIWAGLPCIFSEARGFEVYHGAGLVARDSGELAEHMREIQKPE, encoded by the coding sequence GTGAGCGAGCGGCTCCGCCTCGCCGACCAGTTCGTGCCGACGCTCGCCTACGGCGACGCGATCGGCAACGACGCGTTCGAGCTTCAGCGGCTGTTCTGGTCGCGCGGTGCCCAGTCGGAGATCTTCGTGGACGAAGCGAAGCCCGAGGTGCGCGCGTTCGCGCGCTCGTGGCGCGACCTGCGCCCGAAACGGGCCACCGCCGGATTGACGTTGATCCACGTGTCGATGGGGAACGACGCGATCGACGAGGTCGCCAAGCTGCCGGGTCGGAAAGCCGTCGTCTATCACAACATCACGCCGGCGCGGTATTTCAGCGGCTTCAACCCGAACGCCGAGAAGTACTCCGAGATCGGACGCCGCCAGCTCAAGGATCTCGCGGCGCAGGCCGAGCTTGGCATCGCCGACAGCGAGTTCAATCGACGCGAGCTCGAGGAGCTTGGCTACGCGCGCACCGCGGTCGTGCCGATCATCGTCGACTGGTCCGCGTTCGACGTCGAAGCCGACCCCGCGGTGATGCGCACGCTCGCCGAGGAGCGCACGTCGATCGTGACCGTCGGGCAGCTCCTCCCGCACAAGGGCATCCACGACGTCGTCGCGGCGTTCGCGCGCTACCGCGAGCGCGACCGCGGCGCGCGCCTGTATCTCGTCGGATCGACCGCCATGTCTGAGCAGTACATCGAGCGCCTGCGCGCCGATGTCGCTCGCCTCGGACTCAAAGACGCGGTCACGTTCACCGGCAGTGTCCCGATCGAGTCGCTCGTCGCGTATTACCGCGGCGCGACCGCACTCCTCACGCTCTCGGAGCACGAGGGCTTCTGCGTTCCGCTCCTCGAGGCGATGCGCAGCGACCTGCCGATCGTCGCGCACTCGGCCGGCGCGATCCCCGACACGCTCGGGGACGCCGGCGTGTTGTTGCAGGACAAGACACCCGACGTCGTCGCTGCGGCGCTCGAGCGCGTCGTCGGCGACCGCGAGCTGCGCCGCGACCTCGTCGTCAGGGGACGCACGCGCCTCGCGGAGTTCACACCAGAGCGCGTGGCCGAGCGGCTGCGCGACGCGCTTGCGCTCGCGGGCTGGGACCTGCCCGAGCGCCGCACGCGGAAGGTGGTCGTGCTCTCGAGCGACCAGCGCTGCGGCATCCACCACTACGCGCTCTCGCTGACCGAAGGCCTCCGGAGCGCCGGGCATGAGGTGACGTTCGTGGGCGTGAAGCACCTCGACAAGCGCGACCTCGCCGCGAAGGTCCGCCACATCACGAGCGACACCGAGGCCGTGATCGTCGAGCACGAGCACGGCATCTTCTCGGACGTGCCATTCGTTCGGGCGCTGGTCTCGTTCTGGCGACGGAAGATCCCGGTCGTGCTCTCCATGCACGAGATCGAGCCCGAGAAGTTCCACCACTTCCGGCTGATCTCGAGCGCGCTCCATTACCGGCCTCGGTACGGCAAGGTGCTCGAGTTCATCCGCGCGGGATGGGTGACGCTGCGCATCGCGAACTGGTTCCTTCGGTATCGGGCGGTCCTCGCGTTAATGGGCGCGATCCCGAAGCACCTCGCGACGCATTCCGAACGATCGCAGCGCTGGGTCACGCTTCTGAGCGACGATGCGCTCAAGCTCGAGCGCTTCCCGCTCGTGCTGGTCCCGCTCGAGGACACGACACTGCCGAACGATGACGCGGAGAAGCGCGCGCTGCGCGGGCGCCTCGGCCTTCCCGTCGACAAGTTCGTCTTCGTGTCGCCAGGCTTCTTCTTCAAGCGCAAGCGTTTCACGCAGGTGATCGCGGCCGCGCCGCGCGACAGCGTCGTCGTGCTCTCGGGCACGCGCTCCGGTAACGAGCCCGAGTACTTCGACGAGGTGCTGGACTACGTGAAGGAGCGCGGCTTCACGAACGTGGTCGTCAACACCGACTACGAGACGATGGGCCAGTACGTCGCGGCCGCGGACTGCGTCGTCCTCTACTACGAGGACGTCTTCCAGAGTGCCGTCGCGGCGCAGGCGATCTGGGCCGGTCTGCCCTGCATCTTCTCCGAGGCGCGCGGCTTCGAGGTCTATCACGGCGCCGGGCTCGTCGCGCGCGACAGCGGCGAGCTCGCGGAGCACATGCGCGAAATACAGAAGCCGGAG